The following proteins come from a genomic window of Geomonas sp. RF6:
- a CDS encoding [Fe-Fe] hydrogenase large subunit C-terminal domain-containing protein has product MEERKPVYTEKTECQDCYKCVRKCPVKAIEIEEGRASIASELCIFCGHCVDVCSVKAKKVRDDLRRAKMLLKEKKQVIAAIAPSYVGEFADLPTQHLIAALKRLGFWAASETALGAQQVSARVAQELEHGDAKLTISSACPAAVDFVQKYLPEQADYITPVLSPLLSHCRLLRKTFGDDIGIVFIGPCAAKKREADRHPDLLDVALTFQDLHRWFDEAGIDPTWVTPREGDCFVPEVSNEGALYPVEGGMNQTINLYGDFEDVRFMTLAGVYSINRALSGVKTEDLNTRVFVEILACQGSCVHGPCTSKKRPYLLDELEVYSRARIPDGRIERNVLVEIDGLHREAPLPVPHHSEEQIRKALQQVGSLKEEDELNCGGCGYDTCRTLAAALLTGRAEPSMCLSHLRKLAQKKANALLRCIPMSVVIVGADLRVIECNDNFIGMFDEEGIFAGDDAPGLEGACLEKLVPFADLFERVLDDGNDIQCDALHIDNKIYNVTIFTIETNLVVGGVILDVTDTEMHREQIAQRAKQVIRKNLETVQEIAFRLGENMADTEILLRSLAYGFSSKEAKVREKEEPHVS; this is encoded by the coding sequence ATGGAAGAAAGAAAGCCGGTCTATACCGAGAAAACCGAGTGCCAGGACTGTTACAAATGCGTGCGCAAATGTCCGGTGAAGGCGATTGAAATAGAAGAGGGGCGTGCGTCCATCGCCTCGGAGCTGTGCATCTTTTGCGGCCACTGCGTCGACGTCTGCTCCGTGAAGGCAAAGAAGGTGCGCGACGACCTGCGCCGCGCGAAGATGCTCCTGAAGGAAAAGAAGCAGGTCATCGCGGCGATCGCACCCTCCTACGTAGGGGAGTTCGCGGACCTGCCGACGCAGCACCTCATTGCCGCGCTGAAGAGGCTCGGCTTCTGGGCCGCCAGCGAGACCGCACTCGGCGCACAGCAGGTGTCGGCTCGTGTGGCCCAGGAACTGGAGCACGGCGACGCCAAGCTCACCATCTCCTCGGCCTGCCCCGCGGCAGTCGATTTCGTACAGAAGTACCTGCCGGAGCAGGCGGACTACATCACCCCGGTGCTCTCCCCCCTGCTCTCCCACTGCCGCCTCCTGAGAAAGACCTTTGGCGACGACATAGGGATCGTCTTCATCGGCCCGTGTGCCGCGAAGAAGCGGGAGGCTGACCGTCACCCCGACCTTCTCGACGTAGCCCTCACCTTCCAGGACCTGCACCGCTGGTTCGACGAGGCGGGGATCGATCCGACCTGGGTGACCCCCCGCGAGGGTGACTGCTTCGTCCCCGAAGTATCGAACGAAGGGGCGCTCTACCCGGTGGAAGGGGGGATGAACCAGACCATCAACCTCTACGGCGACTTCGAGGACGTCCGCTTCATGACGCTGGCCGGCGTGTACAGCATCAACAGGGCGCTTTCGGGGGTGAAGACGGAGGACCTCAACACCCGCGTCTTCGTGGAGATCCTCGCCTGCCAGGGGAGCTGCGTGCACGGCCCGTGCACCAGCAAGAAGAGGCCGTACCTCCTGGACGAGCTGGAGGTGTACTCCCGCGCTCGGATCCCCGACGGCCGCATCGAGCGAAATGTCCTCGTGGAGATAGACGGCCTGCACCGCGAGGCGCCGCTGCCGGTACCGCACCACAGCGAGGAGCAGATCAGGAAGGCGCTGCAGCAGGTGGGGAGCCTGAAGGAGGAGGACGAGCTCAACTGCGGCGGCTGCGGCTACGACACCTGCCGCACCCTGGCCGCGGCGCTTCTCACCGGGCGCGCGGAGCCGTCGATGTGCCTGTCGCACTTAAGAAAACTCGCCCAGAAGAAGGCGAACGCGCTATTGCGCTGCATCCCCATGAGCGTGGTGATCGTCGGCGCAGACCTTCGGGTCATCGAGTGCAACGACAACTTCATCGGCATGTTCGACGAGGAAGGGATTTTCGCCGGCGACGACGCGCCGGGGCTGGAGGGTGCGTGCCTGGAGAAGCTCGTCCCCTTCGCGGACCTCTTCGAGCGGGTGCTGGACGACGGCAACGACATCCAGTGCGACGCGCTGCACATAGACAACAAGATCTACAACGTGACGATCTTCACCATCGAGACGAATCTCGTCGTCGGCGGGGTCATCCTCGACGTCACCGACACCGAGATGCACCGCGAACAGATCGCCCAGCGCGCAAAGCAGGTTATCAGGAAGAACCTGGAGACCGTGCAGGAGATCGCCTTCAGGCTCGGGGAGAACATGGCGGACACCGAGATCCTGCTCCGTTCCCTTGCCTACGGCTTCTCATCGAAGGAGGCGAAGGTACGGGAGAAGGAGGAGCCTCATGTTTCCTAG
- a CDS encoding (2Fe-2S) ferredoxin domain-containing protein translates to MKARIRICMGSSCFRRGNRQNLEYIESYLEENGYHAEVDLVGSRCEEECRKGPNLQINGQIFHEVNQEMLRELLQRYVAGTEEE, encoded by the coding sequence ATGAAAGCTAGAATCCGGATCTGTATGGGAAGCTCCTGTTTCCGTCGTGGCAACAGGCAAAACCTGGAGTACATCGAAAGCTACCTCGAGGAAAACGGCTATCACGCCGAAGTGGATCTGGTGGGGAGCAGGTGCGAGGAGGAGTGTCGCAAGGGCCCCAACCTGCAGATAAACGGCCAGATTTTCCACGAGGTGAACCAGGAAATGCTGCGCGAGCTGCTGCAGCGTTACGTTGCCGGGACGGAGGAGGAGTAG
- a CDS encoding redox-sensing transcriptional repressor Rex: protein MDKLPTIRRLPTYLHLVRELMQEGSEFVSSSHLGGIMGVDAILVRKDLEITGISGTPRLGYRTGELKRAIEDFLGWSDSWDAFLVGVGNLGSALLGYQGLDNYGINVVAAFDSNPDKVGRSVRGIPIYGLERLPGLVADRKVRLAILTIPPQHAQEVTDLLVRNGITGIWNFTTAHLEVPPGIITHKEDIFSGLAVLSAKMARTVAALPKEGSHES from the coding sequence ATGGACAAGTTACCAACCATCAGACGACTGCCAACCTACCTGCACCTGGTGCGCGAACTCATGCAAGAGGGGAGCGAGTTCGTGTCGTCGAGCCACCTCGGGGGGATCATGGGGGTTGACGCCATCCTCGTCCGCAAGGACCTGGAGATCACCGGCATCAGCGGGACCCCCCGGCTCGGGTACCGTACGGGCGAACTGAAGCGCGCCATCGAGGACTTCCTCGGCTGGAGCGACTCCTGGGACGCGTTCCTCGTCGGCGTGGGGAACCTGGGCTCGGCGCTCCTCGGATACCAGGGGCTCGACAACTACGGCATCAATGTCGTCGCGGCCTTCGACAGCAATCCGGACAAGGTCGGCAGATCGGTCCGGGGGATCCCGATCTACGGACTGGAGCGGCTCCCGGGGCTCGTCGCGGACCGGAAGGTCCGTCTGGCGATCCTCACCATCCCTCCGCAGCATGCCCAGGAGGTGACGGATCTTCTGGTCAGAAACGGCATAACGGGGATCTGGAACTTCACCACGGCCCACCTGGAGGTCCCGCCGGGGATCATCACCCACAAGGAGGATATCTTTTCCGGACTGGCCGTCCTCTCGGCAAAAATGGCACGCACCGTTGCCGCACTACCAAAGGAGGGGAGTCATGAAAGCTAG
- a CDS encoding AI-2E family transporter, with translation MDKKIVVSMVIALVIAAMAAFIILLSLPLAEPLLWAMLIGISTYPHYERLARRNPDRPGRAAAIMVVIVTLCIILPIAWLLFAIAQNATTLYHQSQEFIQQAGTSGTAALSKIPYVDRLMQMADRYGVDITGHASQIATRASHFLLAATSGAVKNVAHFALTLGMAIFILYFVYRDGEYIVEASVRRFASNVATGRRYVTQIREATTAVMIGTVLTALAQGFLAGLGYFVADLPAYILFGSLTAVGALVPVVGAALVWVPLAAYLAITGAYLKAGLLTGWCAIFVGLADNAIRPLAIGSKSDIPVMAIVFGAVGGAQMFGLVGLIAGPIIFAVVVIIWRDLTGQSAEAAP, from the coding sequence ATGGACAAGAAGATAGTCGTAAGCATGGTTATCGCCCTGGTTATTGCGGCGATGGCGGCCTTTATCATACTCCTCTCCCTTCCGCTGGCCGAGCCGCTGCTCTGGGCCATGCTCATCGGGATCTCCACGTACCCGCACTACGAGCGGCTGGCGCGGAGGAACCCGGACCGCCCGGGGAGGGCGGCGGCGATCATGGTTGTAATCGTCACCCTCTGCATCATCCTCCCCATCGCCTGGCTCCTTTTCGCCATCGCCCAGAACGCCACGACTCTCTACCACCAGAGCCAGGAGTTCATCCAGCAGGCGGGCACTTCCGGGACCGCGGCGCTCAGCAAGATTCCGTACGTCGACCGCCTGATGCAGATGGCGGACCGCTACGGCGTCGACATCACCGGGCACGCCTCCCAGATCGCCACCCGAGCCTCGCACTTTCTCCTCGCCGCAACGAGCGGAGCGGTGAAGAACGTGGCACATTTTGCCCTTACCCTCGGAATGGCGATCTTCATCCTGTACTTCGTCTACCGGGACGGCGAGTACATCGTGGAAGCCAGCGTCAGGCGCTTTGCGAGCAATGTGGCGACCGGCCGCCGCTATGTCACCCAGATAAGGGAGGCAACAACCGCGGTCATGATCGGCACGGTGCTCACCGCCCTCGCGCAAGGGTTTCTTGCCGGCCTCGGGTACTTTGTGGCAGACCTCCCCGCCTACATTCTCTTTGGCAGCCTCACCGCTGTGGGGGCCCTCGTCCCCGTGGTGGGGGCCGCGCTCGTGTGGGTTCCGCTCGCGGCCTACCTGGCGATCACCGGCGCGTATCTGAAGGCGGGGCTTTTGACCGGCTGGTGCGCGATCTTTGTCGGCCTCGCGGACAATGCCATCCGCCCCCTCGCCATCGGCTCCAAGAGCGACATTCCGGTCATGGCCATAGTCTTTGGCGCGGTCGGCGGAGCGCAGATGTTCGGGCTCGTGGGCCTTATCGCGGGACCGATCATCTTCGCAGTTGTGGTCATCATCTGGCGTGATCTGACAGGACAAAGCGCGGAGGCCGCTCCCTGA
- a CDS encoding cysteine desulfurase family protein encodes MPHRRIYLDYNATTPIHPEVLEEMLPYYTEYFGNPSSIHWAGRRAKEAVERARAQVALLLNCHEEEVIFTSCATESNNWAIKGVAAALRNKGNHIITTQVEHPSVLSPALYLEKFGYQVTTIPVDSEGMLDLQQLEEAITERTILISTMLANNETGTIFPIDTIGEIAARHNVLLHTDAVQGVGKIPIDWKELQVNLLSLSGHKLYAPKGVGAMIMRKGKIYSYFHGGRQERNRRAGTENVAGIVALGKACEIAQDTMESEGRRLARLRDRLEAGIVQLGQVRRNGHPELRLSHTSNVTFLDMEPGPLLFLLDQEGIAVSSGSACCSGALHAASPEEGCGPVTHVRFSLGRLTTDEDIDRVLEVLPRAVQEVRDAQKGKAAVAAGAEFAPDCE; translated from the coding sequence ATGCCGCACCGCCGCATATACCTGGATTACAATGCCACCACCCCCATTCATCCGGAAGTTCTCGAGGAGATGCTCCCGTACTACACCGAATACTTCGGCAACCCCTCCAGCATCCACTGGGCCGGGCGACGCGCGAAAGAAGCGGTGGAGCGCGCCCGCGCGCAGGTCGCGCTCCTCCTGAACTGCCACGAGGAGGAGGTGATCTTCACCTCCTGCGCCACGGAGTCGAACAACTGGGCGATAAAGGGGGTGGCTGCGGCGCTGCGCAACAAGGGGAATCACATCATCACCACCCAGGTGGAGCACCCCTCTGTCCTCTCGCCGGCGCTGTACCTCGAGAAGTTCGGGTACCAGGTGACCACCATCCCCGTGGACAGCGAGGGTATGCTCGACCTGCAGCAGCTGGAAGAGGCGATAACGGAGAGGACGATTCTCATCTCCACCATGCTCGCCAACAACGAGACCGGCACCATCTTCCCCATCGACACGATCGGTGAGATCGCGGCGCGCCACAACGTGCTCCTGCACACCGATGCGGTGCAGGGGGTCGGAAAGATCCCCATCGACTGGAAGGAGCTCCAGGTGAACCTCCTTTCCCTCTCGGGACACAAGCTGTACGCGCCGAAGGGTGTGGGCGCCATGATCATGCGCAAGGGGAAGATTTACTCATACTTCCACGGCGGGCGCCAGGAACGGAACAGGCGTGCGGGGACGGAGAACGTCGCCGGCATCGTCGCCCTCGGGAAAGCGTGCGAGATCGCCCAGGATACCATGGAGAGCGAGGGGAGGAGACTGGCCCGCCTGCGCGACAGGCTTGAGGCGGGGATCGTGCAACTTGGCCAGGTGAGGCGAAACGGACATCCGGAGCTGCGGCTCTCCCACACCTCCAACGTCACCTTTCTGGACATGGAACCGGGGCCTCTCCTTTTCCTCCTCGACCAGGAGGGGATCGCCGTCTCCTCCGGCTCGGCCTGCTGCTCCGGCGCGCTGCACGCCGCTTCACCGGAAGAGGGTTGCGGACCTGTCACCCATGTGCGCTTCTCCCTCGGAAGGCTCACCACCGACGAGGATATCGACCGCGTGCTGGAGGTCCTGCCACGAGCGGTACAGGAAGTACGTGACGCGCAGAAGGGAAAAGCTGCGGTCGCCGCGGGAGCCGAGTTCGCCCCGGACTGCGAATGA
- a CDS encoding ferritin-like domain-containing protein, giving the protein MTASLEPLTKVSSELQDMLNRAIAREIQVSIQYMWQHVQVRGALGIAVRDKFKETSIVEMKHAEKIAERLWYLGGTPTTKPSPIEVGLNLREFLELDVVAEVEAVEMYKQIVEMAQREGDVTTAHMFREILEEEEEHHDLFTTMLEEL; this is encoded by the coding sequence ATGACCGCATCGCTGGAGCCGTTGACCAAAGTGAGCAGTGAGTTGCAAGACATGCTGAACCGGGCCATCGCCAGGGAGATCCAGGTGAGCATCCAGTACATGTGGCAACATGTCCAGGTGCGCGGGGCTCTCGGCATCGCCGTGCGAGACAAGTTCAAGGAGACTTCCATCGTCGAGATGAAGCACGCGGAAAAGATCGCCGAAAGGCTCTGGTATCTCGGCGGGACTCCGACCACAAAGCCCTCCCCCATTGAGGTCGGCCTGAACCTGAGGGAGTTCCTCGAGCTGGACGTCGTGGCAGAGGTCGAGGCGGTGGAGATGTACAAGCAGATCGTGGAGATGGCGCAGAGAGAAGGGGACGTGACGACTGCGCACATGTTCAGGGAGATCCTGGAAGAGGAAGAGGAGCACCACGACCTCTTCACCACCATGCTCGAAGAGCTGTAA
- a CDS encoding YtxH domain-containing protein, with amino-acid sequence MDRKTNETMVDALILLGGGVLGAGLALLFAPQSGQKSRKDIARFSRTVGRKSDLAMRKLADNVIDFADAVAHRRRHW; translated from the coding sequence ATGGATCGCAAAACGAACGAGACCATGGTCGATGCCCTGATCCTCCTCGGGGGGGGCGTGCTCGGGGCCGGACTGGCTCTGCTCTTTGCGCCGCAATCCGGCCAGAAGAGCCGCAAGGACATTGCCCGTTTCAGTAGGACGGTAGGGAGAAAGAGTGATCTGGCGATGCGAAAGCTCGCCGACAATGTGATCGATTTCGCCGATGCGGTCGCCCACAGGAGGCGGCATTGGTGA
- a CDS encoding EamA family transporter, with the protein MSNLAFTLIVISAVMHASWNLLVKKSRHKTVFIWWMFAISSALFTAVLPIVPEEFHWPGHETLFLAVGGAFCFVIYHLLNGRAYQHGDLSVIYPLSQTSMVYVPIWGALLLGERFSLRGLCGILMVIFGTFCLQMQRVSFAELARPFRDLKSAPVQAALWAGFVYSIGAITEKTGVRHYPPVYFTYFMVVSMLLLMTLNLARPKYWPQVAEELRVNWRRILASGPVVMTSFLTYRYGLNMAPVGYAVPVRQVSIVVGVLIGILFLRESFGRIRLGAALVILAGTVLIRLG; encoded by the coding sequence ATGTCCAACCTCGCATTCACCCTGATCGTTATTTCAGCCGTCATGCACGCCAGCTGGAACCTTCTCGTCAAAAAGAGCCGGCACAAGACGGTCTTCATCTGGTGGATGTTCGCCATCTCCAGCGCCCTCTTCACCGCCGTCCTCCCCATAGTGCCGGAAGAATTCCACTGGCCCGGGCACGAAACGCTCTTTCTGGCCGTCGGGGGGGCGTTTTGCTTTGTCATTTACCACCTCCTGAACGGCCGGGCCTACCAGCACGGCGACCTCTCCGTCATTTACCCTCTCTCCCAGACCTCCATGGTGTACGTCCCTATCTGGGGGGCGCTCCTCCTTGGCGAACGCTTCTCGCTGCGGGGACTGTGCGGCATCCTCATGGTGATATTCGGGACCTTCTGCCTCCAGATGCAGCGCGTCTCTTTCGCCGAGCTGGCACGTCCCTTCCGCGACCTGAAGAGCGCACCTGTGCAGGCGGCACTGTGGGCGGGATTTGTCTACTCCATCGGAGCGATCACCGAAAAGACCGGCGTGCGTCACTACCCGCCGGTGTACTTCACCTACTTCATGGTCGTCTCCATGCTCCTGCTGATGACACTGAACCTGGCGCGTCCGAAGTACTGGCCGCAGGTAGCAGAAGAGCTGCGCGTCAACTGGCGCCGCATCCTCGCCAGCGGCCCCGTCGTCATGACCTCGTTTCTTACCTATCGCTACGGCCTCAACATGGCGCCGGTAGGGTACGCCGTGCCGGTGCGGCAGGTGAGCATCGTGGTCGGTGTGCTGATCGGGATCCTCTTTTTGCGCGAATCGTTCGGGAGGATCAGGCTGGGAGCCGCCCTTGTCATCCTTGCGGGAACGGTACTTATCCGGCTGGGGTAG
- a CDS encoding tetratricopeptide repeat protein translates to MFRDSEKGREKQERVMCEMEEHAESLASAGEVAAPPGTAGAKVINFKERASEMRIKSTFSGAVHASDAAAAAALGEMFLNGEGVTPDPVKAARFLAIAAKGEIAQSMHQLALLHLDGVHVAYDAEYAIALLQGARAQEHLPSITSLAELYIFAQHCERDIEQALELLYAVVFENDPSVFYYLAYIYDKFPMHRDPHEAAYWYRRAAEFGHYKSQIRLAALYATGLGVPRCQETAEAFLEVALESGTPQDPKLLYWQGERMALQPETRFIARALMKAAAEMHFAPAQRMLLQQGWR, encoded by the coding sequence ATGTTCAGGGATTCCGAAAAAGGAAGAGAGAAGCAGGAAAGGGTCATGTGCGAGATGGAAGAGCACGCGGAATCGCTGGCATCGGCAGGTGAGGTTGCAGCACCCCCCGGCACCGCGGGGGCGAAGGTCATAAACTTCAAGGAGCGTGCCAGCGAGATGCGCATCAAGAGCACCTTCAGCGGCGCGGTACACGCCTCCGATGCGGCCGCTGCAGCGGCTCTCGGCGAGATGTTTCTGAACGGCGAGGGGGTAACGCCCGACCCTGTCAAGGCTGCCCGTTTCCTGGCCATTGCCGCGAAAGGGGAGATCGCCCAGTCGATGCATCAGCTGGCGCTCCTGCATCTGGACGGTGTTCACGTCGCATACGACGCGGAGTATGCCATCGCCCTCCTCCAGGGGGCCCGCGCCCAGGAGCACCTGCCGAGCATCACCTCACTCGCGGAGCTCTATATCTTCGCCCAGCACTGCGAAAGGGACATCGAGCAGGCACTCGAGCTCCTGTACGCGGTTGTCTTCGAGAACGACCCCTCCGTCTTTTACTACCTCGCCTACATCTACGACAAGTTTCCGATGCACCGCGACCCGCACGAGGCCGCCTACTGGTACCGCCGAGCCGCCGAGTTCGGGCACTACAAGTCGCAGATCAGGCTCGCCGCTCTTTACGCCACCGGTCTCGGCGTCCCCCGCTGCCAGGAGACGGCGGAGGCTTTCCTCGAGGTCGCACTGGAGTCGGGAACTCCGCAGGACCCGAAGCTCCTGTATTGGCAGGGGGAGCGGATGGCCCTTCAGCCGGAAACCCGCTTCATCGCGCGGGCCCTCATGAAGGCCGCCGCCGAGATGCACTTCGCCCCGGCACAGCGGATGCTCCTGCAGCAGGGGTGGAGGTAG
- a CDS encoding right-handed parallel beta-helix repeat-containing protein, with protein sequence MSAIYRQIHSRQVEGLYQTLVALLLLLMTGGSAAARDTPLPPDRIVKWQGNVGVLGDIPVKNKVFSTLSPSGADDTLQLQGEINRCTPGQVLELKGGTFKISRLLSVKSGIVIRGAGAKKTVIKGTSDFKGDQLMLVEPRSWSYNLSRPPAVSLESGYRKGSTTITTISEHRLREGDVILIDQMKDPDGIPAVDSKGDGGVCTWCGRENGARPLGQLVMVKSTPDSTTVELEIPLYWSFKKSLMPELVKVTGQVEGFGLEDLTLDNGDSGAREAALQMNNVSNSWVHRVEMIGSSKELMRIWNGYRITVRGCTFHEGIPVTATSGTAFGPSRGYGIWINPGASACLIEHNEFYHLALAITANGTASGNVFSYNYIHDLYHLNTANAGAAISFHGAHPMMNLIEGNYSEGAIVADNYWGSSSTNTIFRNRIINESSYTCQAWAVNLHANQQQYNVVGNILGAPGDEERFEREKGKCDSAIYNMADPVVKSSAFRHANWDSVHKKVLWYGTRGRSLPPSLYLSGAPKWWGRTLWPPVGPEVSAKPHLHKRSARPSWWREGRGDEESD encoded by the coding sequence ATGAGTGCGATTTACCGGCAGATTCATTCCCGGCAGGTGGAGGGTCTCTATCAGACTTTGGTGGCACTCCTGCTGTTGCTGATGACCGGAGGTAGTGCCGCTGCGCGCGATACGCCCCTTCCCCCGGACCGTATCGTGAAGTGGCAGGGGAATGTCGGCGTCCTCGGCGATATACCGGTGAAGAATAAGGTCTTTTCCACCCTTTCCCCCTCCGGCGCCGACGATACGCTGCAACTGCAGGGGGAGATAAACAGGTGCACTCCCGGGCAGGTGCTGGAACTGAAGGGAGGGACGTTCAAGATCTCGCGCCTCCTGTCGGTAAAAAGCGGCATCGTGATCCGCGGCGCGGGGGCGAAGAAGACCGTCATCAAGGGGACCTCCGACTTCAAAGGAGACCAGCTCATGCTGGTGGAGCCGCGAAGCTGGTCGTACAACCTCTCCCGCCCCCCTGCAGTCTCGCTGGAAAGCGGGTACCGGAAGGGTTCCACCACCATTACCACCATTTCCGAGCATCGCCTGCGCGAGGGGGACGTGATCCTGATCGACCAGATGAAGGATCCGGACGGCATTCCGGCGGTGGACAGCAAGGGGGACGGCGGAGTGTGCACCTGGTGCGGCAGGGAAAACGGTGCCCGCCCCCTCGGCCAGCTGGTGATGGTGAAATCGACACCGGACTCTACCACCGTGGAGCTGGAGATTCCTCTCTACTGGAGCTTCAAGAAGTCACTCATGCCCGAGCTTGTGAAAGTGACGGGGCAGGTGGAAGGGTTCGGGCTGGAGGATCTGACGCTCGATAACGGCGACAGCGGCGCGCGGGAGGCCGCCCTGCAGATGAACAACGTCAGCAACAGCTGGGTGCACCGGGTGGAGATGATAGGCTCCAGCAAGGAGCTCATGAGGATCTGGAACGGGTACCGCATCACGGTCCGCGGCTGCACCTTCCACGAAGGGATCCCGGTGACCGCCACCTCCGGAACCGCATTCGGCCCGAGCCGCGGTTACGGCATCTGGATCAATCCGGGCGCATCGGCGTGCCTCATCGAACACAACGAGTTCTACCACCTCGCACTGGCGATCACCGCCAACGGCACAGCCTCCGGCAACGTCTTTTCCTACAACTACATCCACGACCTCTATCACCTCAACACGGCCAATGCGGGAGCCGCCATCTCCTTTCACGGCGCGCACCCGATGATGAACCTCATCGAGGGGAATTACAGCGAAGGGGCTATCGTCGCCGACAACTACTGGGGCTCTTCCAGCACCAACACCATCTTCCGCAACCGCATCATCAACGAGAGCAGCTACACCTGCCAGGCATGGGCGGTGAACCTCCACGCCAACCAGCAGCAGTACAACGTGGTGGGGAACATCCTCGGCGCACCGGGAGACGAGGAGCGCTTCGAAAGGGAGAAGGGAAAGTGCGACAGCGCCATCTACAACATGGCCGATCCGGTGGTGAAATCGTCCGCGTTCCGTCATGCCAACTGGGACAGCGTGCACAAAAAGGTGTTGTGGTACGGGACGCGGGGACGCTCGCTCCCTCCCTCCCTCTACCTGAGCGGCGCGCCAAAGTGGTGGGGGAGGACCCTGTGGCCGCCGGTCGGGCCGGAGGTCTCGGCAAAGCCGCATTTGCACAAGCGCAGTGCGCGCCCCTCCTGGTGGCGCGAGGGGCGCGGGGATGAAGAGAGTGATTGA
- a CDS encoding FG-GAP repeat domain-containing protein: MKRECFDPDEEKAAVPARSAGSKGRGRFLALALLIVVAIAALYGCGGGDDHSNQAAPPPEPSVRQSAVTVADFNRDGFLDLAVSTSFFTDQESFPGEVDVFLQTATPGVYAAAQTYPVGLDPAHVASADLNGDGLPDLVTANETSDSVSVLLNQPGRPGAFLQAAGYPCGPQPLAVAVADVNRDTLPDLVVAVADGVDVLLQNPNARGQFLSPTTLALAGGAFSVATGDLDGDGLTDIACSGTTSVVVFFQSPTTPGAFRAPASFVAGVEPNGIAVADMDLDGLDDIVVANIGSPADGSNSTVSVLLQDPDVVGNFLAARNIAAPGGTRNVALGDLNGDTFPDIAAASTVILSTNAGTVSVFLQNGAAPGNFFFSASYPDGFTPEYVALGDFNRDLRLDIAIQDGPSILFQDPSRPGVFLPEVLVGPQ, encoded by the coding sequence ATGAAGAGAGAATGTTTCGACCCGGATGAAGAAAAAGCCGCCGTCCCGGCTCGATCTGCGGGTTCGAAGGGGAGGGGGCGGTTTCTCGCGCTCGCACTGCTCATAGTCGTGGCGATAGCGGCTCTTTACGGCTGCGGGGGCGGCGACGATCACAGCAACCAGGCGGCACCGCCGCCGGAGCCGTCGGTGCGGCAGAGTGCAGTGACGGTGGCGGATTTCAACCGCGACGGCTTCCTCGACCTCGCGGTGAGCACCTCCTTTTTCACCGATCAGGAATCGTTCCCGGGGGAGGTGGATGTTTTCCTGCAGACAGCCACCCCCGGCGTCTACGCGGCGGCACAGACCTATCCGGTCGGCCTCGATCCTGCCCATGTCGCGAGTGCTGATCTGAACGGCGACGGCCTCCCCGACCTCGTCACCGCCAATGAAACGTCCGACTCCGTCTCCGTCCTCTTGAACCAGCCGGGGCGGCCGGGCGCCTTTCTCCAGGCCGCCGGCTACCCCTGCGGACCGCAGCCCCTTGCCGTGGCGGTTGCGGACGTGAACCGCGACACTCTCCCCGATCTTGTCGTCGCCGTGGCGGACGGCGTCGACGTCCTGCTGCAAAATCCGAACGCCCGGGGGCAGTTCCTCTCCCCGACGACACTTGCTCTGGCCGGGGGCGCCTTCTCTGTAGCGACGGGCGATCTCGACGGCGACGGCCTCACCGATATCGCCTGCTCCGGCACCACCTCGGTGGTCGTATTCTTCCAGAGCCCCACCACGCCAGGTGCCTTCAGGGCTCCTGCCTCCTTTGTCGCAGGGGTGGAACCAAACGGCATAGCGGTGGCGGACATGGACCTTGACGGGCTCGACGACATCGTCGTGGCGAACATAGGATCTCCCGCCGACGGGTCAAACTCCACCGTCTCGGTTCTCCTGCAGGACCCCGACGTTGTCGGCAATTTCCTTGCCGCGCGCAACATTGCAGCGCCGGGGGGCACCAGAAACGTCGCGCTGGGGGATCTGAACGGCGACACCTTCCCCGACATAGCCGCCGCCTCCACCGTCATCTTGTCGACCAATGCCGGGACCGTCTCCGTCTTCCTGCAAAACGGCGCAGCACCGGGAAATTTCTTCTTCTCCGCGAGCTACCCGGACGGTTTCACCCCCGAGTACGTGGCGCTCGGTGATTTCAACCGGGATCTGCGGCTGGACATCGCCATCCAGGACGGCCCGAGCATCCTTTTCCAGGACCCCAGCCGCCCCGGCGTCTTCCTCCCCGAGGTGCTGGTGGGGCCGCAGTAA